TCTCTCACCAGGAAGCAATTCCAGCTCCAAGTAAGAGATGCGTGACAAGGTGCCACAGGGAGAAAGATAATTTAGCCATTATGTTTTTAGAGTTAAGAAACACCCTTGGTTCAATCATGGAAGCCCTTAAGTGTCACTGGTGCCTGGAACCAAATGTAATCCTCTGAATCCAGGGCTGGAATAGAAGGTCTGCCACaggacagggtcacagtgagttTGTGGCCGCGGCTAGGCACTCGGTAATTGAGCTTGGGTCGAAACCAATCTTCTCCGCAGTCACGGTGCCCCTGTGCCATAACAATGGTGCCCATGAGTGGAGGAGCCTGTAGCTCACTAAAGGCATCAGCCATGAAAATGGCCCGGAAGAGACGGCGCAAACAAGCAGCTGTGCTCAGGTTCTGGTCCATGCTGAAGGGGACCAGCCTGGACAGGTCAAGTTCATAGAACTCCTTGGGGCTTAGGGCACTGCCCCCGAGGAGGATCAGCACCCGTGGTACTAGTGTCCGGGCAAAGAGGTCTTCTAAATGGCTGAGGACACTCTCCAGTTCCGCCAGTGCTTGTTGGCATTTCCTGTTGCTTGCCTCAGTGGTGACTCGAGGTTTCTTCCTCACTGCATTCTCTGCCTGTGAGGAGAAAGAATGGTGAGAGAGAAGGACTTGATAAGGGGAAGCTAATGCCCTCTGAAGAACACGGCTGGGTTTTGTAGACAGCCTTCAGGACTGGATTTCTAGCTCAATTAACTGCCATAACTATACAGTGGGTTTTATCAGAGGGCATtatgttgaaaaagaaaagatattcttTGTACAAAGCCATAATTTATATGCACtcagaacaataaaaacaatatccTGAAGCTGAAGGGAATTGAAAATAAGGAACTAAAACAGTCAAGGACACTCCATGGCATAGTTGAAGTAGCAAATTTCTGTTTTACGGGGAGTTTTTAGGAATGAATATTATTTGGACTAATAAATTCTGGAGTAGGTCTTCTAGTTAAACATGACAAATTAAATACAAGATTATTAATATACACCTCCAcctaaaatactgaaagaaattaggacaaatttctttttctttttttttttttaatttttatacctttattttatttacttatttttatgtggtgctgaggattgaacccagggcctggtacatgctaggtgagcactctaccactgagccacaaccccagccccaggacaaatttctaagaaaatttttaagGAATACTTTACTCTCTTTTCAaaggaaagagagcaagagacaccccccccccccccccccgccagagAGAATAGGCAACAATGGCCAAAGGCAACAACAAAGTTTTGAAAGGTAGACAGAAAGTAGGTAGAAAAGGGTGAGttgtagagtacttgtctagcatgtgcaaggccctgagtttgattcctagcactgctaaaaataaaaaagggtaagagaaaaagaaagatggagcttgggttgtggctcagtgatagagcacttgcctagtaggtgtgaggcactggattcaattctcagtaccacatataaataagtaaatgaatgaatgaaataaaagtccatcaataactaaaaaaaaaaaaaagaagaaggtaaaTGGAAGAGTTGAGAGTTCAAGTGGGAGTGAGGTTGTAGCTTTGCAGTGGAGTAcccgcctagcacgtgtgaagcgctggattagatcctcagcagcacataaaaatgaaataaaggtactgtgtccaactacaactaaaacaaaatatttttttaaaaaaagaactcctTGGGGCTTAGGGCACTGCCCCTGAGGAGGACCAGCACTCGTGGTACTAGTGTCCGGGCAAAGAGGTCTTCTAAATGGCTTCTAGAAGACAAactcaggggctggagatgtggctcagcggtagcgcgctcgcctggcatgcgtgtggcccgggttcgatcctcagcaccacgtaccaacaaagatgttgtgtccgccgagaactaaaaaataaatattaaaatttctctctctctgtctctcctctctcactctctctttaaaaaataaaaaaaaataaaaaaaaaagaagacaaactcagtgggttgtagctcagtgctagagcacttgttAGCATgcgtaagacactgggttcaatcctcagcaccacataaaaaaataaataaataaaggaataacaaaaaaaattttaaaggagggACAGATTTCAAGAGAGCAAAATGCCAAGTACTGACTAAGCAGATGCCCACAAAAAACAAATTCACACTGCAAAACCCCAGAAAGATTCAAGAACTGGTAATATTCTTAGGAGAAGGCAAGAGTGAGCATAGGGAGACCGAATAAAACTATGTGAGTAGGCTTATATGGCCTGTAATTTCCTCCTCCATC
Above is a genomic segment from Urocitellus parryii isolate mUroPar1 chromosome 8, mUroPar1.hap1, whole genome shotgun sequence containing:
- the Mad2l1bp gene encoding MAD2L1-binding protein; its protein translation is MAAAEPKVLSPAAVPDLEWYEKSEETNATQIDLLETTSAQEPSNPSEPFCSRDCLVPVVFPGPVSQEGCCRFTCELLKHIMYQRQQLPLPYEQLKHFYRKPSPQAENAVRKKPRVTTEASNRKCQQALAELESVLSHLEDLFARTLVPRVLILLGGSALSPKEFYELDLSRLVPFSMDQNLSTAACLRRLFRAIFMADAFSELQAPPLMGTIVMAQGHRDCGEDWFRPKLNYRVPSRGHKLTVTLSCGRPSIPALDSEDYIWFQAPVTLKGFHD